Within the bacterium genome, the region CTCTTGTCGTTCCAGGTAAAAACTTAAGATGGAATCACTCTGAGTTTCATTGAATGGAGAGAGTGTATCTTGGGGAAGGATAGAATTATTTGCGAGCAAGACATGAAGCTCTTCCGCCAGTGCATTACTCTTCCATGGTGCCAGAGAGATTTTCTTTAGTCGTTTCAGTGCTACAAGCAGAGAAGTGAGCTCCGGTGCCTGAGCCATTCCTGCATCACGACTCACCTCGTTCCACTCCGATATTTTTTCAAGATCTTCAGAGTAGAATGCCCAACGACGATGCCTCTTTTTTAGCGGTGATTTCTCAAAGCGGGTAAAGTGGGAGTTAAGACGGTCTTTTTGCCATAAGATCGCTCCACTCCCGAGCAATGAGCCGAGTACCTTTGCCCCGGTCAAAAAGACTCCATCAAAGTCGCTCCATAGTTCGTGCTCTCTATTTCCGAAAATATTTTCCCCGGTTTTGAGATTTAATCGACCAATCCCCTGGCAATCATCGAGAAGAATAACTGCATCTCTCGTATTCGGATGAGTGCGTAATATCTGAGCAACTTCCTTAAAAGGTATGCAGTATCCAGAGCTTGTAATCGTTGGAATAATGGCGAGTGATACGCGTTCTGTAGTTGCAATTCCAGATACTTTTTCGAGGATGTCATCGTGTGTTACCCGATGCGGAGCATAGGTGTGAATATTATATACGTTATTTGGTAGTGAACTCCTCGAGTAGTGAAGAGCGTCAAGTCTCTTATTATTCCAAATATCGATAGCAGCAGGGAAATTCGCATCATGAGAAAAGGGCCAAGTGCCTTTGAGGATTGGATTAATAAGCCTTCCCGTATCACTGAATGATAAAATTGAGCGAGAAGATACGTCAGGAATCAATGCAAGCAGTTGACATAGCGCGGTTGTTGCATTGTCATCAAAGAATGCTTCAGTGCTCTCAGGAGGAAGATGATAAATGTCACAGAGCCCACGAAAAGTTTCGGCGCAGATTGTAGCAGTCAGCGCATGTATCTGCTTGGGTGACTTCTCATATTCAGAGATCAGAAGCGAGATAGCTAGCGCAGCCTTGGCGCACTCTCGATTTGGAATGCCAAGCGTACATGAGTGAAATGCTAATTGCTCTAGCTCGGTATATGGAAATCTTCTTCCGTGAGTTTTCCCAGTACTAGCTGAGGAGGTTGTGGATGAGTTCAGTTCTCCAAGAACCGTTCCTCGGAAATCAAGTCCCGGAATATTGCCAGATATTTTAACGTCTCCCGCTGTCCGAGTATTTGGTATGAGTTTATTGATGATAGTTCTACAATCGTCTTCAGACAGATGTTCAATGTTGAGGTAGCTCTTACATTCTGGAGTAAGCTCGCGGTTCATAGTGGGAAAAATCTTTAAAAGCAGTAGTTAGATTCCCCTGTATTCTATGGGAAATACAAAATGAGAACCACCCACTACCATGGACAGCCTGGTTCAAAAAGAGAAGAGATAATTAGAATTCTTCTGATAACAACTCAACTTCGCGTTGTATACGAGCAAGGAGATATCCGAGCCTCTTAGCGTAGTCTTCATACTCAGACAATGTAGAGACTTGATGAGGATCGAAGGAGATTCTCAGCCACGAGGATTGCTGCTCTTCCACCTTGGATGGAATTGTAATCGGCTTCATATCGTACATAGGATCGATAGCTTCTCCAACGCCATCTCTTTCACTAAGTGGAATCGAGAGTCGTTTTTTCAGCTCCTCACCTAAATCTACCCCATCTTTGGTAATATGAAAGCTGATAATACTTGAGATAAACTCCACCCCCCCGTTGGCTTCAGGCTCTAGGATGTGCATATGGGGTATTTCTTTTAGAGTATTTATCACATGCTCTCGGAGTTCTTTCAGCCGAGAGTCTATCTTATGATTAAAATGATCGAGATTCGGCATCTCTTCCAGAGCGACTGTCAAAGAGGCGACTTCAGGTGTTTGTACAACTCCTTTAGCATGGAGGTTATACTCTTCAACTCGTTTTTTATCCGTTGAATAGAATGCAAATTTTCTAGACCTTTTTTTTATCTCCGAATCGTTAAAAGGTGTCGCATATTCTTCAAAGTGAGACTTTTTCATGAGCATAGCTCCGGAGCCCATCAGTGCGCCAAGAACTTTAGCACCAGTCAGCATTATTCCGTCAGCATAGTCCCATACTGTCTGAATCTCGCTCTCTTTGATCCCACTTTCATCTCTGCCGGTCAGATAACGCTTCTCTCTTACTCGTCCAAGTCCCTGACAGTCATCGAGAATAATAATAGGTGGCTGCTCATAGGGAAGTGGAAGGCTTTTCATCTCAGCAAGCGTATTGAGAGTAGCTGCATGCTCCCGAATTGCGATAGACATCTCAACAAAGGGGAGTCGTCTTCCCAGTCGTGTTACGGTCGGAAGAATGAAGATACGGGGAAGAGGTTCATTTGCAATGCCTTCCATTTTATCCGTGATATTTTTTAAAATCTCTTGATCTGAGAGGCAATTACCGTTTCTAAGGTGCGATACAAGGTGGGGAAACAGGTTGTCTCCTAACGCAGGGCATGATGTCGCGAGCTTTGCATTTTGGAAAGCATCGATATTCGGCTTAAAATTAAACTTTTGAGCTTCTGGGTTGTTCCCCATGATAGTCATGGGAATTACTCGACCAGTATCGAAAAATGTGAGTATGCCATTACCAGGTTTGAGAATATTTTCGCTACGCTTACCATAGATATGACCCAGATACTGATATAGGGCTGTCGAGGCATTATCATCAAACAAAACTTCGGTATCTTTTACGTCAACTCCATAATTCTGGCATAATGCATCAAAGCACTTTCGACTGACTCGAGAGACAATATCTTGAGTCTCTTCAATATCACTGTGTTTCCTCGCTCGATCAAGCTCCTCGGTAACCACATACGCAGCCCTAGCTGGATTTTGACGTGGAACAGCAAACGTTGATGTTGCAAAATGGAGTTTTTCCATGTCTCTATACGGAAGCCAGCGTTCACCCTTAATCACTGCTTCATCGCGCTCGAGATTCAAAATACCGAGCACCCCACCTTTCCATCTGAATTTCTCAAGGTCGTGATACGTTATGCCCGCATCTCCTGAGAATACATGATGGTTTCTCCCATTTAACGCGGTTTGCTTGAGCTTCTCTCTTAGCTCCGGATTAGAAATAAGTTCTTCAACATTGATAAAATCGGCAGTTTCTTGAATTGGAGATTCGAGAGATGGTTTTTGCGGACCATAGAATGTTTGTGGTGAATCTTGAGTTTCTCTCTCTGATGCTTTTGGACTGGGGGATTGCTCAGAGCTTCTTTCCAACCCTTCATCGTCTTTCTTTGGATCCTCTAACACACTTCACCTTACTTATTTTTCAACAAAAGAACCGCCCTTGGCTCCTTTTCTTGAGAAGTTTTCTTCAGAGAAAGGATATTACCTCACTAAGAAGCCTCCGTTAGTTTTCTCTGATTTGAGAAGCTAATCAAAAAAAACTGGTAGTTTGCTCGTGTTGAAAGGGAGATGAGTGCTAACTAGCTGAAAAAACCGATATCTTTACTTTCAGCACTAGGGGTCTGTATTGCTCTAAAGGACTTGGGTGTTCAGCAGGTACGCTTCAATAAACTCATCAATTTCGCCATTAAGAATGTCATCAACATTCGATGATTCATGATTGGTTCTTAAGTCTTTTACCATTTGATACGGTTGCATAACGTATGAGCGGATTTGCGAACCAAAATCTACCTTTTTCCTCTCTCCTTTAATCCCTTCCATTCTTTCAGATTGCTCTTTACGCTTGAGTTCGTACAGCTTTGCCTTCAAGAGCTTCATCGCTCTGTCTCGATTTTTATGTTGAGAGCGCTCATTTTGGCATGCAACAACAAGTCCTGTTGGAATATGTGTTAGCCGAACGGCTGAATCAGTCTTATTTACATGTTGTCCCCCCGCTCCTGAAGAACGATATGTATCGACTCGGAGATCTTTATCATCAATCTCTATATCAACGTCTTCCTCTATCTCGGGTGTAACAGCGACTGATGCAAAGGAGGTATGTCGCCGTGCGTTTGAATCGAATGGAGATATTCTTACAAGCCTATGAACCCCCTGTTCAGAGCGAAGATGCCCATATGCATATTCACCTTTTATAAGAATTGTGGCGCTTTTGATACCGGCTTCTTCCCCTGGATTATATTCCAGCTCTTCAACTTGAAACCCCTTTCGTTCTGCCCATCGGAGATACATACGAAGGAGCATGTTTGCCCAATCCATAGACTCTGTGCCACCAGCTCCGCCGTTGAATTCTACTATGGCATTAGAGCGATCGAACTCCCCGCTCATTTTACAGAAAAATTCTTCGTCGCTAAGCCGCTGTTGGAGTTTGCTTAAGGAGCTATGTGCTTCCTCTATTAGCTCAGGCTCTTCAAGCGAGAGCTCTAACGCTGTTCCCACGTCGTCGTATAGCCCATCGATTAATTTCATCGTATCGAGCGCTTTTTGACATAAGGCTCTTTCTCTTAGGGCTGATTGGGCCTTTTCTTGGTTTTCCCAAAAATCACTTTGTTGTGTCTGTAGCTCGAGTTCCTCGAGTCTTCGCGCTTTCGTTGGGACGTCAAAGAAACCCCCTCAACGCTTCAATGCGTTGTTGGACTTGGGGAAGTTGTGACTTGATCTCAGACCGATCGGGTAACGTATTCATATTCACTAGAGTATCTGGAACAGGAAGGTAGTTAAAGAGCTAAATGCGCAATTTCATGTTTACGGAGAAGCTCATCTTGTCTCTCAAACATTTTCATAGCCTCTTCTTCAGAGACATTCTCGTGGTCATAGAGGAAGAGATGCAGTAAGCCATGTACGAGAAGTCGAGAGAGTTCTTGAGCGATGGTGACTCCGAACTCCGTGGCTTGGTGTTTGGCTTTATCGAGTGAAATGACGATATCACCAAGGCTTTGCGAGAGGACCGAATCCCCTTCCAGTTGAGAGAAAGAGAGAACATCTGTTGATTGATCTTTGCCACGATATGTCGCATTTAATTCCTGAATAACCGGATCGGAGGTGAAGAGCACGCTAAGATGGCAGATTGCGCTGGAGATAGGCTCATCTGACAATTCTTGTAGGCAATCCAGTAGAAATGCTCGTATGCACTCCTCGTGCTTTGTAAAGGCTTGTTCGTCGCTAGTGATATCAATATTCCACTGCCGAATTCCTTGTTGATTATTCATCATGTAATACCGAGCCGCTTCAGATCCTCTTCTTTTGTTTTTCGCGGAGCTTCTTCTTCCTCTTCCTTTCCTGGTGAAGGATTGTTCGTCTCAGAAGTTGTTTGCTCTGTTACAGAGCTTGAGCTCGGAGCATCGGTGAGAGAAGTGCTTTCGATTTTTACCGTGTTATCGCTGAGTTCTTTATTTCCCGACTGAGAAATAATTTCCTGAGCGCTCTCGCTTTCGATTTCCTCACCATCGCTCGTTTTTGTCTCTGAACTTTTTGTCTCAGTAGTGCTGGTTGATGATGCTACCCCTTTTTCAGCAGGTTCTGCGTAGGCAATACGTTGATGATAAATACTTGTTAAGATGCGGACAAAGTTTCTTGCTATGAGGTGCAAATCCTTAAGTGTTAAATCACACTCATTCAGTTGACCACTAGCAAAAACCTTGTTGATCATTTTCTGAACCATCCCCTGGATGCGATCTGGGGTTGGTTCTTTAATCGTACGAGCTGCTGCCTCTATCCCATCAGCAAGCATGAGGATTCCAGCCTCTTTTGTCTGCGGTTTTGGCCCGGGATAGGAATAAAGGCTCTTATCAACGCTTCCTCCACCCTCTTCTGAACTTTCCTGTAGTTCCTTTTTCGCTTTTTGATAGAAATACTCGATCAGAGATGTCCCGTGGTGCTGGGGAATCATGTCCACGATTGGGGTAGGAAGATTGTGTGCTTTCGCCAGCTCTATACCATCTTTGACATGAGAGCGAATAATCAGTGCAGACATGGAACAGCTAAGTTTATCATGTCGATTTTCAGTGCCAACTTGATTTTCTACAAAATACAGTGGCTTTTTCATTTTGCCGATATCATGGAAGTAAGCTCCCACACGCGCCAATACTGGATTCGCTCCAACTGCATCCGCAGCCGATTCAACCATCATTCCCATTACCATGGAATGATTCCATGTTCCGGGAGCCTGAATACTCAATTCTTTTAGGAGCGGATGATCAAGAGTCGCCATCTCTAGTAAACGCATATCCGTTACATATCCTCCAATCGCTTCAACGATCGGTGTAACTCCAGCTGCTACAAAACTGCATAAGATACCACCAAGCAGTGCGGCTCCGAGTGGTAGAATAACATCCAGTGGATGGTGCGCCCCTTCAAGAATAATAGCAGAGAGCGCGAAAGGAAGGCTCACTAATGAGATATTGAAGCCAGCTCTGATATAAGCAGAACGAGACCGAAATCGGGAAAGGCTTAAACAAGCCATGAGTGTTGTTGATAGAATAAAGGGAACCTCAACAAGCGCGTCTGGAGAGTAGACTCCCATGGTGATTGATAGCGCTACACTAAAAAACATTCCAACATGCATTCCCAGCACGGCTTGAAGGAGAAGCGCTCCTGCCGCAAAGGGAATGGCAAATTCAAGGGCTAAAGGCCCGTTTGTAAGGTCAAAGCCCATTCCCTTCAGATAGTCAGTTCCAGCAAGAGCGATAAATCGTCCTATCCAGACAATGAGTAAAGTCCCGATAAAGATAGTGCCAATTGCTGTCAGATCTCGAAGCCGCGGTGAATAGCGGCTAAAGCTCGCTAGTGCAAAACGATGAAGTGTATAGATTGTTAAGAACGTGAGCGCCATGCGTCCGCTCTTCGCATATGGAAGAATATCTTCTGCGCTGAGTGACCCGAGAATAAACTCCGCAGATACCG harbors:
- the prfB gene encoding peptide chain release factor 2 (programmed frameshift), whose product is MNTLPDRSEIKSQLPQVQQRIEALRGFLDVPTKARRLEELELQTQQSDFWENQEKAQSALRERALCQKALDTMKLIDGLYDDVGTALELSLEEPELIEEAHSSLSKLQQRLSDEEFFCKMSGEFDRSNAIVEFNGGAGGTESMDWANMLLRMYLRWAERKGFQVEELEYNPGEEAGIKSATILIKGEYAYGHLRSEQGVHRLVRISPFDSNARRHTSFASVAVTPEIEEDVDIEIDDKDLRVDTYRSSGAGGQHVNKTDSAVRLTHIPTGLVVACQNERSQHKNRDRAMKLLKAKLYELKRKEQSERMEGIKGERKKVDFGSQIRSYVMQPYQMVKDLRTNHESSNVDDILNGEIDEFIEAYLLNTQVL
- the ybeY gene encoding rRNA maturation RNase YbeY, whose amino-acid sequence is MMNNQQGIRQWNIDITSDEQAFTKHEECIRAFLLDCLQELSDEPISSAICHLSVLFTSDPVIQELNATYRGKDQSTDVLSFSQLEGDSVLSQSLGDIVISLDKAKHQATEFGVTIAQELSRLLVHGLLHLFLYDHENVSEEEAMKMFERQDELLRKHEIAHLAL
- a CDS encoding HDIG domain-containing protein yields the protein MNTSMDTQSQNATPPITKFRAFTGIVIAMLCAVSAEFILGSLSAEDILPYAKSGRMALTFLTIYTLHRFALASFSRYSPRLRDLTAIGTIFIGTLLIVWIGRFIALAGTDYLKGMGFDLTNGPLALEFAIPFAAGALLLQAVLGMHVGMFFSVALSITMGVYSPDALVEVPFILSTTLMACLSLSRFRSRSAYIRAGFNISLVSLPFALSAIILEGAHHPLDVILPLGAALLGGILCSFVAAGVTPIVEAIGGYVTDMRLLEMATLDHPLLKELSIQAPGTWNHSMVMGMMVESAADAVGANPVLARVGAYFHDIGKMKKPLYFVENQVGTENRHDKLSCSMSALIIRSHVKDGIELAKAHNLPTPIVDMIPQHHGTSLIEYFYQKAKKELQESSEEGGGSVDKSLYSYPGPKPQTKEAGILMLADGIEAAARTIKEPTPDRIQGMVQKMINKVFASGQLNECDLTLKDLHLIARNFVRILTSIYHQRIAYAEPAEKGVASSTSTTETKSSETKTSDGEEIESESAQEIISQSGNKELSDNTVKIESTSLTDAPSSSSVTEQTTSETNNPSPGKEEEEEAPRKTKEEDLKRLGIT